The proteins below come from a single Streptomyces sp. B3I8 genomic window:
- the rplR gene encoding 50S ribosomal protein L18, producing MAYGQKIAKGDAYKRTAIKRRHIRIRKKVSGTAERPRLVVTRSNRHIVAQVIDDLKGHTLASASTLDTSIRGGEGDKSALAKQVGALVAERAKAAGVEAVVFDRGGNQYAGRIAALADAAREAGLKF from the coding sequence ATGGCATACGGGCAGAAGATCGCCAAGGGCGATGCCTACAAGCGCACCGCCATCAAGCGGCGGCACATCCGGATCCGCAAGAAGGTCTCCGGTACGGCCGAGCGCCCCCGCCTGGTCGTGACCCGCTCCAACCGTCACATCGTGGCGCAGGTGATCGACGACCTCAAGGGGCACACCCTGGCGTCGGCGTCCACCCTGGACACGTCGATCCGCGGCGGCGAGGGCGACAAGTCCGCGCTGGCCAAGCAGGTCGGCGCCCTGGTCGCGGAGCGCGCCAAGGCCGCCGGTGTCGAAGCCGTCGTGTTCGACCGTGGTGGCAACCAGTACGCCGGGCGCATCGCCGCCCTGGCGGACGCCGCCCGCGAAGCCGGTCTGAAGTTCTGA
- the rpsE gene encoding 30S ribosomal protein S5, whose amino-acid sequence MAGPQRRGGGAGGGERRDRKGRDGGASAAEKTAYVERVVAINRVAKVVKGGRRFSFTALVVVGDGDGTVGVGYGKAKEVPAAIAKGVEEAKKHFFKVPRIQGTIPHPIQGEKAAGVVLLKPASPGTGVIAGGPVRAVLECAGIHDILSKSLGSDNQINIVHATVAALKGLQRPEEVAARRGLPLEDVAPAALLRARAGAGA is encoded by the coding sequence ATGGCTGGACCCCAGCGCCGCGGTGGCGGTGCCGGTGGCGGCGAGCGGCGGGACCGGAAGGGCCGTGACGGCGGAGCATCCGCCGCCGAGAAGACCGCGTACGTCGAGCGCGTCGTCGCGATCAACCGTGTCGCCAAGGTCGTGAAGGGTGGTCGTCGCTTCAGCTTCACCGCGCTGGTCGTGGTGGGCGACGGTGACGGCACCGTGGGCGTCGGATACGGCAAGGCCAAGGAGGTGCCGGCCGCCATCGCCAAGGGTGTTGAGGAGGCCAAGAAGCACTTCTTCAAGGTCCCCCGCATCCAGGGCACCATCCCTCACCCCATCCAGGGTGAGAAGGCTGCCGGCGTCGTGCTGCTCAAGCCCGCGTCCCCCGGTACCGGCGTCATCGCCGGTGGCCCGGTGCGCGCCGTGCTCGAGTGCGCCGGTATCCACGACATCCTGTCGAAGTCGCTCGGCTCCGACAACCAGATCAACATCGTGCACGCGACCGTGGCGGCCCTCAAGGGCCTGCAGCGTCCCGAGGAGGTCGCGGCCCGCCGCGGTCTGCCGCTCGAGGACGTCGCTCCCGCCGCCCTGCTGCGTGCGCGTGCCGGGGCAGGTGCGTAA
- the rpmD gene encoding 50S ribosomal protein L30 has translation MAQLKITQVKSYIGSKQNHRDTLRSLGLKGINTQVVKEDRPEFRGMVHTVRHLVSVEEVD, from the coding sequence ATGGCGCAGCTCAAGATCACGCAGGTCAAGTCCTACATCGGCAGCAAGCAGAACCATCGCGACACCCTGCGTTCCCTTGGTCTCAAGGGCATCAACACGCAGGTCGTCAAGGAGGACCGTCCCGAGTTCCGCGGCATGGTGCACACCGTCCGCCACCTCGTGTCGGTCGAGGAGGTCGACTGA
- the rplO gene encoding 50S ribosomal protein L15: MAENNPLKIHNLRPAPGAKTAKTRVGRGEASKGKTAGRGTKGTKARYQVPERFEGGQMPLHMRLPKLKGFKNPFKTEYQVVNLDKLAELYPEGGEVTVEGLVAKGAVRKNSLVKVLGQGEVSVALQVTVDAVSGSAKEKIAAAGGTVTELV, from the coding sequence ATGGCGGAGAACAACCCGCTCAAGATCCACAACCTCCGTCCGGCCCCGGGCGCCAAGACCGCCAAGACCCGTGTGGGTCGTGGTGAGGCGTCGAAGGGCAAGACGGCCGGTCGTGGTACCAAGGGCACCAAGGCCCGTTACCAGGTTCCGGAGCGCTTCGAGGGCGGGCAGATGCCCCTCCACATGCGTCTTCCGAAGCTCAAGGGCTTCAAGAACCCGTTCAAGACCGAGTACCAGGTCGTGAACCTCGACAAGCTGGCCGAGCTGTACCCCGAGGGTGGCGAGGTCACCGTCGAGGGCCTGGTGGCCAAGGGTGCCGTTCGCAAGAACAGCCTCGTCAAGGTCCTCGGCCAGGGCGAGGTCTCCGTGGCGCTGCAGGTGACGGTCGACGCCGTCTCCGGCTCCGCCAAGGAGAAGATCGCCGCCGCCGGCGGCACGGTCACCGAGCTCGTCTGA
- the secY gene encoding preprotein translocase subunit SecY has protein sequence MLTGFARAFRTPDLRKKLLFTLAIIVVYRVGTHVPIPGVDYKSVQTCIDVAKGNQGLFGLVNMFSGGALLQITIFALGIMPYITASIILQLLTVVIPRLEALKKEGQAGTAKITQYTRYLTVALAILQGTGLVATARSGALFSGCPVATSIVPDQSIFMTITMVITMTAGTCMVMWLGELITDRGIGNGMSILMFISIAATFPSALWAIKTQGSLAGGWIEFGTVILVGLVMVGLVVFVEQAQRRVPVQYAKRMIGRRSYGGTSTYIPLKVNQAGVIPVIFASSLLYIPALIAQFSKSNSGWKTWIQTNMVKGDHPVYITLYFLLIVFFAFFYVAISFNPEEVADNMKKYGGFIPGIRAGRPTAEYLSYVLNRITWPGSLYLGLIALVPTMALVGFGANQNFPFGGTSILIIVGVGLETVKQIESQLQQRNYEGFLR, from the coding sequence GTGCTCACCGGCTTCGCCCGGGCGTTCAGGACGCCCGACCTGCGCAAGAAGCTGCTCTTCACGCTCGCGATCATCGTGGTGTACCGCGTCGGTACCCACGTCCCGATCCCCGGCGTCGACTACAAGAGCGTGCAGACCTGTATCGACGTCGCCAAGGGCAACCAGGGCCTGTTCGGTCTGGTGAACATGTTCAGTGGTGGCGCGCTGCTGCAGATCACGATCTTCGCGCTGGGCATCATGCCGTACATCACGGCGAGCATCATTCTGCAGCTGCTGACCGTGGTGATCCCGCGCCTGGAAGCCCTGAAGAAGGAGGGGCAGGCCGGTACCGCGAAGATCACGCAGTACACGCGGTACCTGACGGTCGCCCTCGCCATCCTCCAGGGCACCGGCCTGGTGGCCACCGCCCGCAGCGGCGCACTGTTCAGCGGCTGCCCGGTCGCCACGTCGATCGTGCCCGACCAGTCGATCTTCATGACCATCACCATGGTCATCACCATGACCGCCGGTACGTGCATGGTGATGTGGCTCGGTGAGCTGATCACCGACCGCGGCATCGGCAACGGCATGTCGATCCTGATGTTCATCTCGATCGCCGCCACCTTCCCGTCCGCGCTGTGGGCCATCAAGACCCAGGGCTCGCTGGCCGGCGGCTGGATCGAGTTCGGCACGGTCATCCTGGTCGGCCTCGTCATGGTCGGCCTCGTGGTCTTCGTCGAGCAGGCCCAGCGCCGGGTTCCCGTCCAGTACGCGAAGCGGATGATCGGCCGCCGTTCCTACGGCGGCACCTCGACGTACATCCCGCTGAAGGTCAACCAGGCGGGTGTGATCCCCGTCATCTTCGCGTCGTCGCTGCTCTACATCCCGGCTCTGATCGCGCAGTTCTCGAAGAGCAACTCGGGCTGGAAGACCTGGATCCAGACGAACATGGTGAAGGGCGATCACCCGGTCTACATCACCTTGTACTTCCTGCTGATCGTCTTCTTCGCCTTCTTCTACGTGGCGATCTCCTTCAACCCCGAAGAAGTCGCCGACAACATGAAGAAGTATGGTGGCTTCATCCCGGGCATCCGGGCTGGCCGGCCGACCGCCGAGTACCTGAGTTACGTACTCAACCGGATCACCTGGCCGGGTTCGCTGTATCTGGGTCTGATCGCTCTTGTACCGACAATGGCGTTGGTGGGCTTCGGGGCGAACCAGAACTTCCCGTTCGGTGGGACGAGCATCCTGATCATCGTGGGTGTCGGTCTCGAGACCGTGAAGCAGATCGAGAGTCAGCTCCAGCAGCGCAATTACGAAGGGTTCCTCCGCTGA
- a CDS encoding adenylate kinase: MRIVLVGPPGAGKGTQAAFLAKNLSIPHISTGDLFRANISRQTELGKLAKSYMDAGNLVPDEVTIGMAKDRMEQSDAAGGFLLDGFPRNVSQAEALDDMLKEEGMRLDAVLDLEVPEDEVVKRIAGRRICRKDSSHVFHVTYNPPKTDGVCDTCGGELYQRDDDSEETVRTRLEVYHTQTEPIIDYYKAQGLVVTISALGKVDDVTGRAMRALQREGAPQ, encoded by the coding sequence ATGCGAATTGTCCTCGTCGGGCCACCCGGGGCCGGGAAGGGAACGCAGGCCGCGTTCCTGGCCAAGAACCTGTCGATCCCGCACATCTCCACGGGCGACCTGTTCCGCGCCAACATCAGCCGGCAGACCGAACTGGGCAAACTCGCGAAGTCCTACATGGACGCGGGGAACCTGGTGCCGGACGAGGTCACCATCGGCATGGCCAAGGACCGCATGGAGCAGTCCGACGCGGCCGGTGGGTTCCTGCTCGACGGCTTCCCCCGCAACGTCTCGCAGGCCGAGGCGCTGGACGACATGCTCAAGGAAGAGGGCATGCGGCTGGACGCGGTGCTGGACCTGGAGGTCCCGGAGGACGAGGTCGTCAAGCGGATCGCAGGGCGGCGCATCTGCCGCAAGGACTCCAGCCACGTCTTCCATGTGACGTACAACCCGCCGAAGACGGACGGTGTGTGCGACACGTGCGGGGGCGAGCTGTACCAGCGCGACGACGACTCCGAGGAGACGGTGCGGACGCGGCTGGAGGTCTACCACACGCAGACCGAGCCGATCATCGACTACTACAAGGCGCAGGGGCTCGTCGTGACGATCTCGGCGCTGGGGAAGGTCGATGACGTGACGGGGCGGGCGATGCGCGCGTTGCAGCGCGAGGGGGCGCCGCAGTAG
- the map gene encoding type I methionyl aminopeptidase, translating to MVQIKSPEQIAKMREAGLVVAAIHAATREAAVPGATTSDLDQVARKVLAEHNAKPNFLGYGGFPATICTSVNDVVVHGIPSDEVVLKDGDIISIDCGAIVDGWHGDAAYTAFVGSGHAPELIELSRVTEESMWAGIAAMKAGNRLVDISRAVETYIRRQPKPGGGRYGIIEDYGGHGIGTEMHMDPHLLNYVDRRRGKGPKLVPGTCLAIEPMVSLGTPKTEVLQDDWTVITTDGTWSSHWEHSVALTEQGPLVLTAPDGGRAKLAELGITAAPDPLG from the coding sequence ATGGTGCAGATCAAAAGCCCCGAGCAGATCGCGAAGATGCGCGAGGCGGGGCTGGTCGTCGCGGCCATTCACGCGGCCACGCGTGAGGCGGCCGTGCCCGGTGCGACGACCAGCGATCTGGACCAGGTCGCCCGCAAGGTGCTGGCCGAGCACAACGCCAAGCCGAACTTCCTCGGCTACGGCGGCTTCCCGGCCACCATCTGCACCTCCGTGAACGACGTCGTGGTGCACGGCATCCCGTCCGACGAGGTCGTGCTCAAGGACGGCGACATCATCTCCATCGACTGCGGCGCCATCGTCGACGGCTGGCACGGCGACGCCGCGTACACCGCGTTCGTCGGCTCCGGCCACGCCCCCGAGCTGATCGAGCTCTCCCGGGTGACGGAGGAGTCGATGTGGGCCGGCATCGCCGCGATGAAGGCCGGCAACCGGCTCGTGGACATCTCCCGTGCCGTCGAGACGTACATCCGCCGCCAGCCGAAGCCCGGCGGCGGCCGTTACGGGATCATCGAGGACTACGGCGGCCACGGCATCGGCACCGAGATGCACATGGATCCGCACCTGCTGAACTACGTCGACCGCCGGCGCGGCAAGGGCCCCAAGCTGGTCCCCGGCACCTGCCTGGCCATCGAGCCCATGGTCTCCCTCGGCACCCCGAAGACCGAGGTCCTCCAGGACGACTGGACGGTCATCACGACGGACGGCACCTGGTCCTCCCACTGGGAGCACTCCGTCGCCCTGACCGAACAGGGCCCGCTCGTACTCACGGCACCCGACGGAGGCCGGGCGAAGCTGGCGGAGCTGGGCATCACGGCGGCGCCGGATCCGTTGGGCTGA
- the infA gene encoding translation initiation factor IF-1 — MAKKQGAIEIEGTVVESLPNAMFKVELQNGHQVLAHISGKMRMHYIRILPDDRVVVELSPYDLTRGRIVYRYK; from the coding sequence GTGGCCAAGAAGCAAGGTGCCATCGAGATCGAGGGCACTGTCGTCGAGTCTCTTCCGAACGCCATGTTCAAGGTCGAGCTCCAGAACGGCCACCAGGTCCTGGCACACATCAGCGGCAAGATGCGCATGCACTACATCCGCATCCTCCCTGACGACCGGGTCGTGGTGGAGCTGTCTCCGTACGACCTGACGCGTGGCCGGATCGTCTACCGGTACAAGTAG
- the rpmJ gene encoding 50S ribosomal protein L36 — protein MKVKPSVKKICDKCRVIRRHGRVMVICENPRHKQRQG, from the coding sequence ATGAAGGTCAAGCCGAGCGTCAAGAAGATCTGCGACAAGTGCAGGGTGATCCGCCGTCACGGCCGGGTCATGGTCATCTGCGAGAACCCGCGCCACAAGCAGCGCCAGGGCTGA
- the rpsM gene encoding 30S ribosomal protein S13: MARVSGVDIPREKRVEIALTYVFGIGRTLSQQTLAATGVDPNTRVRDLSEEQLVAIREYVDSNIKTEGDLRREIQADIRRKVEIGTYQGLRHRRGLPVRGQRTSTNARTRKGPRRAIAGKKKPGKK; encoded by the coding sequence ATGGCACGCGTTTCCGGTGTTGACATTCCGCGCGAAAAGCGCGTGGAGATCGCCCTCACCTACGTGTTCGGCATCGGCCGGACCCTTTCGCAGCAGACGCTGGCCGCAACCGGCGTCGACCCGAACACCCGCGTTCGCGACCTCTCCGAGGAGCAGCTCGTCGCGATCCGCGAGTACGTCGACAGCAACATCAAGACCGAGGGTGACCTCCGTCGCGAGATCCAGGCCGACATCCGCCGCAAGGTCGAGATCGGCACGTACCAGGGTCTGCGGCACCGCCGCGGTCTGCCCGTCCGCGGTCAGCGCACCAGCACCAACGCCCGTACCCGCAAGGGCCCGCGTCGCGCCATCGCCGGCAAGAAGAAGCCGGGCAAGAAGTAG
- a CDS encoding DNA-directed RNA polymerase subunit alpha translates to MLIAQRPSLTEEVVDEFRSRFVIEPLEPGFGYTLGNSLRRTLLSSIPGAAVTSIRIDGVLHEFTTVPGVKEDVTDLILNIKQLVVSSEHDEPVVMYLRKQGPGLVTAADIAPPAGVEVHNPDLVLATLNGKGKLEMELTVERGRGYVSAVQNKQVGQEIGRIPVDSIYSPVLKVTYKVEATRVEQRTDFDKLIVDVETKQAMRPRDAMASAGKTLVELFGLARELNIDAEGIDMGPSPTDAALAADLALPIEELELTVRSYNCLKREGIHSVGELVARSEADLLDIRNFGAKSIDEVKAKLAGMGLALKDSPPGFDPTAAADAFGADDDADAGFVETEQY, encoded by the coding sequence ATGCTGATCGCTCAGCGTCCCTCGTTGACCGAAGAGGTCGTCGACGAGTTCCGCTCCCGGTTCGTGATCGAGCCGCTGGAGCCGGGCTTCGGTTACACCCTCGGCAACTCCCTCCGCCGCACCCTCCTGTCGTCGATCCCCGGTGCCGCCGTCACCAGCATCCGGATCGACGGCGTCCTGCACGAGTTCACCACCGTGCCGGGCGTCAAGGAGGACGTCACCGACCTGATCCTCAACATCAAGCAGCTGGTCGTCTCCTCGGAGCACGACGAGCCGGTCGTGATGTACCTGCGCAAGCAGGGCCCGGGTCTGGTCACCGCCGCCGACATCGCGCCCCCGGCCGGTGTCGAGGTGCACAACCCCGACCTCGTCCTCGCCACGCTCAACGGCAAGGGCAAGCTGGAGATGGAGCTGACGGTCGAGCGCGGCCGCGGTTACGTCTCCGCCGTGCAGAACAAGCAGGTCGGCCAGGAGATCGGCCGGATCCCGGTCGACTCGATCTACTCGCCGGTCCTGAAGGTCACGTACAAGGTCGAGGCCACGCGTGTCGAGCAGCGCACCGACTTCGACAAGCTGATCGTCGACGTCGAGACCAAGCAGGCGATGCGGCCGCGCGACGCCATGGCGTCGGCGGGCAAGACCCTGGTCGAGCTGTTCGGTCTCGCCCGCGAGCTGAACATCGACGCCGAGGGCATCGACATGGGTCCGTCCCCGACGGACGCGGCGCTGGCGGCCGACCTCGCGCTCCCGATCGAGGAGCTCGAGCTCACCGTCCGCTCGTACAACTGCCTCAAGCGCGAGGGCATCCACTCCGTGGGTGAGCTCGTGGCGCGGTCCGAGGCGGACCTGCTCGACATCCGCAACTTCGGTGCGAAGTCGATCGACGAGGTCAAGGCGAAGCTGGCCGGCATGGGCCTGGCCCTGAAGGACAGCCCGCCCGGATTCGACCCCACCGCCGCCGCCGACGCCTTCGGCGCCGACGACGACGCGGACGCCGGGTTCGTCGAGACCGAGCAGTACTGA
- the rplQ gene encoding 50S ribosomal protein L17, whose translation MPKPTKGARLGGSAAHEKLLLANLAKALFEHGRITTTEAKARKLRPYAERLVTKAKKGDLHNRRQVLQVITDKSIVHTLFTEIGPRYENRPGGYTRITKIGNRRGDNAPMAVIELVEALTVAQEATGEAEAATKRAAKETEVSTEAKTDLSKDEAAEAPAEEAKDA comes from the coding sequence ATGCCGAAGCCCACCAAGGGTGCCCGTCTGGGCGGCAGTGCCGCGCACGAGAAGCTGCTCCTCGCGAACCTCGCGAAGGCGCTGTTCGAGCACGGCCGCATCACCACCACCGAGGCGAAGGCGCGCAAGCTGCGTCCGTACGCCGAGCGTCTGGTCACCAAGGCGAAGAAGGGCGACCTTCACAACCGCCGTCAGGTGCTCCAGGTGATCACGGACAAGAGCATCGTCCACACGCTCTTCACCGAGATCGGCCCGCGCTACGAGAACCGTCCCGGTGGCTACACCCGCATCACCAAGATCGGCAACCGCCGTGGCGACAACGCGCCCATGGCCGTCATCGAGCTCGTCGAGGCGCTGACTGTGGCGCAGGAGGCGACCGGCGAGGCCGAGGCCGCGACCAAGCGTGCGGCCAAGGAGACCGAGGTCTCCACCGAGGCCAAGACGGACCTCTCGAAGGACGAGGCCGCCGAGGCCCCGGCCGAGGAGGCCAAGGACGCGTAA
- the truA gene encoding tRNA pseudouridine(38-40) synthase TruA, with protein MSDEVEPGFVRVRLDLSYDGTAFSGWAKQAGGRRTVQGEIEDALRTVTRSGGTTYELTVAGRTDAGVHARGQVAHVDLPREVWAEHHEKLLKRLAGRLSRDVRVWALKEAPAGFDARFSAVWRRYAYRVTDNPGGVDPLLRHHVLWHDWPLDVDVMNEAARGLLGEHDFAAYCKRREGATTIRTLQELSLARGGDGIVTATVRADAFCHNMVRSLIGALLFVGDGHRGPDWPAKVLAAGVRDSAVHVVRPHGLTLEEVGYPADELLAARNKEARNRRTLPGTAPGAGCC; from the coding sequence GTGAGTGACGAAGTGGAACCCGGGTTCGTGCGTGTGCGGCTCGATCTCTCCTACGACGGAACCGCGTTCTCCGGGTGGGCCAAGCAGGCCGGGGGGCGGCGGACCGTGCAGGGGGAGATCGAGGACGCCCTGCGGACGGTCACCCGGTCCGGGGGGACGACCTACGAGCTGACGGTGGCCGGGCGGACCGACGCCGGTGTGCACGCGCGCGGGCAGGTGGCCCACGTCGATCTGCCGCGCGAGGTGTGGGCCGAGCACCACGAGAAGCTGCTCAAGCGGCTCGCGGGGCGGCTGTCCAGGGACGTGCGCGTGTGGGCGCTCAAGGAGGCGCCCGCAGGCTTCGACGCACGGTTCTCGGCGGTCTGGCGCCGGTACGCCTACCGCGTCACCGACAACCCCGGCGGCGTCGACCCGCTGCTGCGCCACCACGTCCTGTGGCACGACTGGCCGCTCGACGTGGACGTCATGAACGAGGCGGCGCGGGGGCTGCTGGGTGAGCACGACTTCGCCGCGTACTGCAAGAGGCGGGAGGGGGCCACGACCATCCGGACCCTCCAGGAACTGAGCCTGGCGCGCGGCGGGGACGGCATCGTCACCGCGACCGTCCGCGCCGACGCCTTCTGCCACAACATGGTGCGCTCGCTGATCGGCGCGCTGCTGTTCGTGGGGGACGGGCACCGAGGCCCGGACTGGCCGGCGAAGGTGCTCGCGGCGGGGGTACGGGACTCGGCGGTGCACGTCGTGCGGCCGCACGGGCTGACCCTGGAGGAAGTGGGCTACCCCGCCGACGAGTTGCTCGCCGCGCGGAACAAGGAGGCGCGCAACCGGCGCACCCTGCCGGGGACGGCGCCCGGCGCCGGGTGCTGCTGA
- the rplM gene encoding 50S ribosomal protein L13, translating to MRTYSPKPGDVTRQWHVIDAQDVVLGRLASTAASILRGKHKPIYAPHVDTGDFVIIINADKVHLSGNKRTQKMAYRHSGYPGGLRSVRYDDLLDKNPEKAIEKAVKGMLPKNTLGRQMLSKLKVYKGDQHPHGAQQPQPFEITQVAQ from the coding sequence GTGCGTACGTACAGCCCCAAGCCCGGCGATGTGACGCGCCAGTGGCACGTCATCGACGCTCAGGACGTCGTCCTGGGCCGTCTGGCCTCCACAGCTGCCTCCATCCTGCGCGGCAAGCACAAGCCGATCTACGCGCCTCACGTCGACACCGGTGACTTCGTCATCATCATCAACGCCGACAAGGTGCACCTGTCCGGCAACAAGCGGACCCAGAAGATGGCGTACCGCCACTCCGGGTACCCGGGTGGTCTGCGCTCCGTGCGCTACGACGACCTGCTGGACAAGAACCCCGAGAAGGCCATCGAGAAGGCCGTCAAGGGCATGCTCCCCAAGAACACTCTGGGCCGTCAGATGCTCTCGAAGCTGAAGGTCTACAAGGGTGACCAGCACCCGCACGGCGCGCAGCAGCCGCAGCCGTTCGAGATCACCCAGGTCGCGCAGTAA
- the rpsI gene encoding 30S ribosomal protein S9, translated as MAETTAEQPLEELDIESYTSESEVPVEGEYTSESLSSRFGEPQPAAGLGRRKNAIARVRIVPGTGKWKINGRTLEDYFPNKVHQQEVNEPFKVLELEGRYDVVARISGGGVSGQAGALRLGVARALNEADVDNNRAPLKKAGFLRRDDRAVERKKAGLKKARKAPQYSKR; from the coding sequence GTGGCCGAGACCACTGCCGAGCAGCCGCTCGAAGAGCTTGACATCGAGAGCTACACCAGCGAGTCCGAGGTGCCCGTCGAGGGCGAGTACACCTCCGAGTCGCTGTCGTCCCGCTTCGGCGAGCCCCAGCCGGCCGCCGGCCTGGGCCGTCGCAAGAACGCCATCGCCCGCGTCCGGATCGTCCCGGGCACCGGCAAGTGGAAGATCAACGGTCGCACCCTCGAGGACTACTTCCCGAACAAGGTGCACCAGCAGGAAGTCAACGAGCCCTTCAAGGTGCTCGAGCTCGAGGGCCGCTACGACGTCGTCGCCCGCATCTCCGGCGGCGGTGTCTCCGGCCAGGCCGGTGCGCTCCGTCTCGGTGTCGCCCGCGCGCTGAACGAGGCGGACGTGGACAACAACCGCGCCCCGCTGAAGAAGGCCGGCTTCCTGCGCCGCGACGACCGTGCGGTCGAGCGCAAGAAGGCCGGTCTGAAGAAGGCCCGCAAGGCCCCGCAGTACAGCAAGCGCTAG
- the glmM gene encoding phosphoglucosamine mutase — translation MGRLFGTDGVRGVANADLTAELALGLSVAAAHVLAEVGTFEGHRPKAVVGRDPRASGEFLEAAVVAGLASAGVDVLRVGVLPTPAVAYLTGALGADLGVMLSASHNAMPDNGIKFFARGGHKLADELEDRIESVYAEHRTGAPWQRPTGAGVGRVTDYDEGFDRYVGHLTAVLPNRLDGLTVVLDEAHGAASRVSPEAFTRAGATVVTIGAEPDGLNINDGCGSTHLDKLRAAVVEHGAHLGIAHDGDADRCLAVDHEGNEVDGDQILAVLALAMREQGTLRGDTVVATVMSNLGFKLAMEREGLTLVQTGVGDRYVLEEMKDKDYALGGEQSGHVIVLDHATTGDGTLTGLLLAARVAGTGRTLKDLASVMERLPQVLINVPDVDRTRVRTSAELTAAVTDAERELGSTGRVLLRPSGTEPLVRVMVEAADIDQARSVAGRLADVVKSALG, via the coding sequence GTGGGACGACTCTTCGGCACGGACGGCGTGCGCGGTGTCGCCAACGCGGACCTGACGGCGGAGCTCGCGCTCGGCCTCTCCGTCGCGGCGGCACACGTACTGGCCGAGGTGGGCACGTTCGAGGGCCACCGGCCGAAGGCGGTCGTCGGGCGCGATCCGCGCGCGTCGGGGGAGTTCCTGGAGGCCGCCGTCGTCGCGGGCCTGGCCAGCGCGGGCGTGGACGTCCTGCGCGTGGGGGTGCTGCCGACGCCGGCCGTGGCGTACCTCACCGGCGCGCTCGGCGCCGACCTCGGCGTGATGCTCTCCGCCAGCCACAACGCCATGCCCGACAACGGCATCAAGTTCTTCGCCCGCGGCGGCCACAAGCTCGCCGACGAGCTGGAGGACCGCATCGAGTCCGTCTACGCCGAGCACCGCACCGGCGCCCCCTGGCAGCGGCCCACCGGCGCGGGCGTCGGCCGGGTCACCGACTACGACGAGGGCTTCGACCGTTACGTCGGTCACCTCACCGCCGTCCTCCCCAACCGCCTCGACGGGCTGACCGTCGTCCTCGACGAGGCCCACGGCGCCGCCTCCCGCGTCTCCCCGGAGGCGTTCACGCGGGCCGGGGCCACCGTCGTCACCATCGGCGCCGAGCCCGACGGCCTCAACATCAACGACGGCTGCGGCTCGACCCACCTGGACAAGCTCCGCGCCGCCGTCGTCGAGCACGGCGCCCACCTCGGCATCGCGCACGACGGCGACGCCGACCGCTGCCTGGCCGTGGACCACGAGGGCAACGAGGTCGACGGCGACCAGATCCTCGCCGTGCTGGCGCTCGCCATGCGCGAGCAGGGCACGCTGCGCGGGGACACGGTCGTCGCCACCGTCATGTCCAACCTCGGCTTCAAGCTGGCCATGGAGCGCGAGGGGCTCACGCTCGTGCAGACCGGGGTCGGCGACCGGTACGTGCTGGAGGAGATGAAGGACAAGGACTACGCGCTGGGCGGCGAGCAGTCCGGCCACGTCATCGTCCTCGACCACGCGACGACCGGCGACGGCACGCTGACCGGGCTGCTGCTCGCCGCCCGGGTCGCCGGGACCGGCCGTACGCTCAAGGACCTCGCCTCCGTCATGGAGCGGCTGCCGCAGGTGCTGATCAACGTTCCCGACGTGGACCGGACCCGGGTGAGGACGTCCGCCGAGCTGACGGCCGCCGTCACCGACGCGGAGCGCGAACTCGGCTCGACCGGACGGGTACTGCTGCGCCCCTCGGGCACCGAGCCGCTGGTACGGGTCATGGTCGAGGCCGCCGACATCGACCAGGCGCGGTCGGTCGCCGGGCGGTTGGCCGATGTCGTGAAGTCCGCGCTCGGATAG